A single window of Nematostella vectensis chromosome 4, jaNemVect1.1, whole genome shotgun sequence DNA harbors:
- the LOC5509294 gene encoding 3-methyl-2-oxobutanoate dehydrogenase [lipoamide] kinase, mitochondrial — protein MRTLMLSRSWLDGGGFRLLYSAKPGHLRCGLSSMSMYGSQTQVWSHVKQNTLDEYASKSSIRLTPYQMLYAGKFKDGTHLLKSAQYLHKELPIRIARRLKDFQQLPYIILSNPSIHDTYELYLRAFTSLTKYPKIDNLESEERFSHLVKNLLDNHQHVVTNLAEGFQECKQHVSYETMGNFLDRTLKSRLGIRMLAEHHLALRFEKPNYIGIICTQLSLKQVIERSSDFARQICEHLYGVAPGVIVNGHTKAMFPYIPSPLEYILQELIKNAMRASVEYHGKQLMEVPNIVVTTCTNDTDFYVRISDRGGGIPENKLKDIFKYSFTTMGDRSQIRPSDGLGVFDDICQGHPNNSPSGGPMAGWGFGLPTSRAYSTYLGGSLQVQTMEGLGTDVYLRLRHITGNQESFRI, from the exons ATGAGAACTCTAATGTTATCGAGATCGTGGCTGGATGGCGGAGGATTTCGTTTGCTGTATTCTGCGAAGCCGGGCCATTTGCGATGTGGATTATCGAGTATGTCTATGTATGGGTCACAGACTCAAGTTTGGAGCCATGTTAAACAAAACACTTTGGACGAATACGCCTCAAAG TCATCCATTCGTTTGACACCCTATCAGATGCTATACGCTGGCAAATTCAAAGATGGAACCCATTTGTTG AAAAGTGCTCAATACCTACATAAAGAACTGCCTATCAGGATAGCAAGACGCTTGAAGGACTTTCAGCAGTTACCGTACATCATTCTCTCCAACCCCTCAATTCATGACACA TATGAGCTCTACCTGCGAGCTTTCACATCGCTGACAAAATACCCAAAG ATTGATAACCTGGAAAGTGAAGAGCGCTTCAGTCACCTCGTCAAAAACTTGCTTGACAACCATCAGCATGTTGTCACAAATTTGGCTGAAGGTTTCCAAGAATGCAAACAGCATGTCTCA TATGAGACCATGGGCAATTTTCTGGACCGCACCTTGAAGTCTAGACTTGGAATCAGAATGCTTGCCGAGCATCACTTGGCACTCAGATTTGAGAAG CCAAATTACATTGGTATAATCTGCACACAACTGAGCCTGAAACAGGTCATTGAGAGATCGTCTGATTTTGCCAG ACAAATTTGTGAGCATCTGTACGGTGTTGCACCTGGAGTAATAGTGAATGGTCATACCAAGGCAATGTTCCCATACATCCCTTCCCCCCTAGAGTACATCTTGCAGGAACTTATCAAGAATGCGATGAG AGCAAGTGTTGAATACCATGGAAAACAGTTGATGGAAGTCCCTAACATCGTAGTGACAACATGCACCAACGATACAGACTTCTATGTCAG GATATCTGACAGAGGAGGTGGAATACCCGAAAATAAGCTCAAAGATATCTTTAAGTACTCCTTTACCACCATGGGAGACCGCAGTCAGATCCGGCCCTCTGACGGCCTGGGTGTGTTTGACGACATCTGCCAAGGTCACCCTAACAACTCCCCAAGTGGTGGTCCCATGGCTGGCTGGGGCTTTGGTCTACCAACATCTCGCGCTTATTCCACATATCTGGGTGGCTCCCTCCAAGTACAGACGATGGAAGGGTTAGGCACTGATGTGTACCTAAGATTAAGGCACATCACAGGGAACCAAGAGAGCTTCCGTATTTAG
- the LOC5509295 gene encoding BTB/POZ domain-containing adapter for CUL3-mediated RhoA degradation protein 3: MSGEASHATTIRGSPTKYVKLNVGGSLHYTTLGTLTKHDNMLRAMFSGRMEVLTDSDGWILIDRCGKHFGTILNFLRDGSIPLPQCESELRELCTESKYYLIEQLVNQCEALLAKKQQQHDPICRVPLITSTKEERLLVSTASKPIVKLSYNRSNNKYSYTGQSDDNLLKNIELFDKLSLRFNGRILFIKDLIGNNEICCWTYYGNGKKIAEVCCTSIVYATEKKQTKVEFPEARIYEETLNALLYENRMDAKLPDAELLHATRGAVGARVIHDSEEEPMRRHRAGDS; the protein is encoded by the exons ATGTCTGGAGAGGCCTCACATGCGACTACCATTCGTGGATCGCCGACAAAATATGTAAAATTGAACGTTGGTGGTTCCCTGCATTACACAACTCTTGGGACTCTTACAAAACACGATAACATGTTACGGGCAATGTTCAGTGGCCGAATGGAGGTTTTGACCGACAGTGATG ggTGGATACTCATTGATCGTTGTGGAAAACATTTTGGAACCATCCTCAACTTTCTCAGAGATGGCTCCATCCCTCTACCTCAATGTGAATCAGAACTTAGAGAGCTCTGCACAGAGTCTAAATACTATCTAATTGAACAGTTAGTGAACCAGTGTGAAGCTCTTTTGGCgaagaaacaacaacagcatGACCCAATTTGCCGAGTTCCACTTATTACTTCGACCAAAGAAGAAAGACTTCTAGTCAGTACTGCTAGCAAG CCAATTGTGAAGCTTTCCTATAACAGGTCCAATAACAAGTACTCCTACACAGG ACAATCTGATGACAACTTGCTAAAAAATATAGAACTGTTTGACAAACTCTCGTTGCGATTCAATGGTCGCATTCTCTTTATCAAGGACCTTATTGGAAACAACGAAATTTGTTGTTGGACTTACTACGGGAATGGGAAGAAAATAGCGGAAGTGTGTTGTACCTCTATCGTATATGCAACCGAAAAGAAGCAAACAAAAGTTGAGTTTCCAGAAGCGAGGATTTACGAAGAGACATTAAATGCGTTGTTGTATGAGAATAGAATGGATGCTAAGCTACCAGACGCGGAGCTGCTGCATGCTACAAGAGGAGCAGTGGGGGCCAGGGTCATCCATGATTCAGAAGAGGAACCTATGAGAAGGCATCGTGCCGGGGACTCATAA